Proteins encoded in a region of the Streptomyces sp. NBC_00258 genome:
- a CDS encoding GntR family transcriptional regulator — translation MATRHEEIAEELRRAIDLEEYTVGSRLPAETDLAARYGVSRGTVRQAVAALTAEGLIGSRQGARRVVLASRRSQSFEELRSFAQWARAMGREATGHVVSSQYRPATPEDSVRLQLSTGTPVLHVLRVRGLDGDPVLLERTVYAAWISPAVEAVEPDCPSVTQRLYEDTGLVFAYGEHVIDAVAAGAQDAELLDVRRTSPLLRVRRVTTTREGRPVEWSDDRYRPDAITFSVHNSIANNALARQSGQSDF, via the coding sequence ATGGCGACGCGACACGAGGAGATCGCCGAGGAACTCAGGCGGGCGATCGACCTCGAGGAGTACACCGTGGGCAGTCGACTGCCCGCCGAGACCGACCTTGCGGCCCGCTACGGCGTCTCCCGCGGAACGGTCCGCCAGGCCGTCGCCGCCCTGACCGCCGAGGGCCTCATCGGTTCCCGGCAGGGCGCGCGCCGCGTGGTCCTCGCGAGCCGCCGCAGCCAGTCCTTCGAGGAACTGCGCAGCTTCGCCCAGTGGGCCCGCGCGATGGGCCGCGAGGCGACGGGCCACGTGGTGTCGTCGCAGTACCGCCCGGCCACCCCCGAGGACTCCGTCCGCCTCCAACTGTCCACGGGCACCCCGGTGTTGCACGTCCTGCGCGTACGCGGCCTGGACGGCGACCCGGTCCTCCTGGAGCGCACGGTCTACGCGGCCTGGATCTCCCCCGCCGTCGAGGCCGTCGAACCGGACTGCCCCTCGGTCACCCAGCGCCTCTACGAGGACACCGGCCTCGTCTTCGCCTACGGCGAGCACGTCATCGACGCGGTGGCGGCCGGCGCCCAGGACGCCGAACTCCTCGACGTCCGCCGCACCAGCCCTCTCCTGCGCGTCCGCCGCGTGACAACGACCCGCGAGGGCCGCCCGGTCGAATGGTCCGACGACCGCTACCGCCCGGACGCCATCACCTTCAGCGTCCACAACTCCATAGCCAACAACGCCCTGGCCCGCCAATCAGGCCAGTCCGACTTCTGA
- a CDS encoding ABC transporter substrate-binding protein: protein MTVSLPRTAVFVGAAALALSACGAAPDDASTTTDGRSAATATSAEAFGGMDALVKAAKKEGTLQAIALPRDWANYGALIDGFKKKYGIKIEVENPDGTSQDEINAVTSRKGQGRAPDVLDLGSSFALSAAQQGLLAPYKVAGFADIPEGQKDAQGRWFNDYGGYISIGCDAKRVKTCPTTFADLLKPQYKGQVALNGNPTKSGSAFGGVWAASLASGGSFDDIQPGLDFFAKLKKNGNYTPVESTPATVEKGETPISIDWDYLNAGYADEFKSKGLDWKVAVPSDGKFSQYYSQAINKDAPHPAAARLWQEYLYSAEGQNLWLKGYARPALMTAMEKAGTLDKTAAAKLPEVSGTPSFPTEAQQSKAKTVLGQGWGKAVSG from the coding sequence GTGACCGTGTCCCTGCCCAGAACAGCCGTCTTCGTCGGCGCCGCCGCACTCGCCCTGAGTGCCTGCGGCGCGGCCCCCGACGACGCGTCCACCACCACCGACGGCAGGAGCGCCGCCACCGCGACCTCCGCCGAGGCCTTCGGCGGCATGGACGCACTGGTGAAGGCGGCCAAGAAGGAGGGCACGCTGCAGGCGATCGCACTGCCCCGCGACTGGGCCAACTACGGCGCCCTCATCGACGGCTTCAAGAAGAAGTACGGCATCAAGATCGAGGTCGAGAACCCCGACGGCACCAGCCAGGACGAGATCAACGCCGTGACGTCGAGGAAGGGACAGGGCCGGGCGCCCGACGTCCTGGACCTGGGCAGTTCGTTCGCGCTCAGCGCCGCCCAGCAGGGACTCCTCGCGCCCTACAAGGTCGCGGGCTTCGCCGACATCCCCGAGGGGCAGAAGGACGCGCAGGGCCGCTGGTTCAACGACTACGGCGGCTACATCTCCATCGGCTGCGACGCCAAGCGCGTGAAGACCTGCCCGACCACCTTCGCGGACCTGCTGAAGCCGCAGTACAAGGGGCAGGTGGCGCTCAACGGCAACCCCACCAAGTCCGGTTCGGCGTTCGGCGGTGTCTGGGCGGCCTCCCTCGCGAGCGGCGGCTCCTTCGACGACATCCAGCCCGGCCTCGACTTCTTCGCCAAGCTGAAGAAGAACGGCAACTACACGCCCGTCGAGTCGACTCCCGCCACGGTCGAGAAGGGCGAGACGCCGATCAGCATCGACTGGGACTACCTCAACGCCGGGTACGCCGACGAGTTCAAGAGCAAGGGTCTCGACTGGAAGGTCGCGGTCCCGTCCGACGGCAAGTTCTCCCAGTACTACTCGCAGGCCATCAACAAGGACGCCCCGCACCCGGCGGCCGCCCGCCTGTGGCAGGAGTACCTCTACAGCGCCGAGGGCCAGAACCTCTGGCTCAAGGGATACGCCCGCCCGGCCCTGATGACCGCCATGGAGAAGGCCGGCACGCTCGACAAGACCGCGGCCGCCAAGCTCCCCGAGGTCTCCGGGACGCCCTCATTCCCGACCGAGGCCCAGCAGAGCAAGGCCAAGACCGTGCTCGGCCAGGGCTGGGGCAAGGCCGTCTCCGGATGA
- a CDS encoding ABC transporter permease, protein MTATLTRVDVAPVASPKRRRHAPGWLAVVPLLAFVALAFGIPALAMLNGAFTVKDPATGATSYTTANLTASLKGAYLTALLGSVKLSAVSAVISTVFGLLVAQAVVTSRFRALREAVLTASGVLANFGGVPLAFAFVATLGNSGVLTRHLGLADKGWDLYSFSGLVIVYLYFLIPLMVLTITPALDGLRVQWREAARNNGATAVQYWRHIALPVLAPSLLGGFVLLFGSAFAAYATAAAMVGSSVPLVTLQIADAISGNVLVGQENVALAFSLDMVLVAGLVMAVYLPLQRRSARWLDN, encoded by the coding sequence ATGACCGCGACCCTCACCCGTGTGGACGTGGCGCCCGTCGCTTCACCGAAGCGGCGGCGCCACGCGCCCGGCTGGCTGGCCGTCGTCCCGCTGCTCGCCTTCGTGGCGCTCGCCTTCGGGATTCCCGCGCTGGCCATGCTGAACGGCGCGTTCACCGTCAAGGACCCGGCCACCGGGGCGACTTCGTACACCACGGCGAACCTGACCGCCTCGCTGAAGGGCGCGTACCTCACCGCCCTGCTCGGCAGCGTCAAGCTGTCCGCCGTCTCGGCGGTCATCTCGACGGTGTTCGGCCTGCTGGTCGCCCAGGCCGTGGTGACCTCCCGCTTCCGTGCGCTGCGCGAGGCCGTGCTCACCGCGTCCGGCGTGCTCGCCAACTTCGGCGGCGTCCCGCTGGCCTTCGCGTTCGTCGCCACGCTCGGCAACTCCGGTGTCCTGACCCGGCATCTGGGCCTCGCCGACAAGGGCTGGGACCTCTACAGCTTCTCGGGTCTGGTGATCGTCTATCTCTACTTCCTGATCCCGCTGATGGTCCTCACCATCACACCCGCCCTCGACGGACTGCGCGTCCAGTGGCGCGAGGCCGCGCGGAACAACGGCGCCACCGCCGTCCAGTACTGGCGGCACATCGCCCTGCCCGTCCTCGCGCCCTCACTCCTCGGCGGGTTCGTGCTGCTCTTCGGCAGCGCCTTCGCCGCGTACGCCACCGCCGCGGCCATGGTGGGCAGTTCGGTCCCGCTGGTCACCCTGCAGATCGCCGACGCCATCTCCGGCAACGTCCTGGTCGGCCAGGAGAACGTGGCGCTCGCCTTCAGCCTCGACATGGTCCTCGTCGCGGGCCTGGTGATGGCCGTGTACCTGCCCCTGCAACGACGGAGCGCGCGATGGCTCGACAACTGA
- a CDS encoding ABC transporter permease, whose translation MARQLNRSVRPWRGVVLAGAALYFLVPLAASVVFTVDVPGEGVTFDAYTQIFGTDGFVSSLLLSLELAAATIAIVLLLMVPAMVALRLGAPKLRPVVEIVCSLPLVVPPIAFVAGIGTVLKWGPEHLSRTPLFQTFVSIQNPDFPFVLVLAYVVMALPFVYRALDAGLRAMDVRTLVEAARSCGAGWPQALVRAVLPNLRGALLNASFLTLALVLGEFTVAQLLGFRPFAVWIVNVSGSQAQLSVAVSVLSLLVTWALLLALAGFGGRSRTAPRG comes from the coding sequence ATGGCTCGACAACTGAACCGGTCCGTACGTCCCTGGCGCGGGGTCGTCCTCGCCGGCGCCGCGCTCTACTTCCTGGTGCCGCTCGCCGCGTCCGTCGTCTTCACGGTCGACGTGCCGGGGGAGGGCGTCACCTTCGACGCGTACACGCAGATCTTCGGCACCGACGGGTTCGTCTCCAGCCTGCTGCTCTCGCTGGAACTGGCCGCCGCCACCATCGCGATCGTGCTGCTGCTGATGGTGCCCGCGATGGTCGCGCTGCGTCTCGGCGCCCCGAAGCTGCGGCCCGTCGTCGAGATCGTCTGCTCACTGCCGCTCGTCGTCCCGCCGATCGCGTTCGTCGCCGGGATTGGCACGGTCCTGAAGTGGGGGCCCGAACACCTCTCCCGCACCCCGCTGTTCCAGACGTTCGTGTCGATCCAGAACCCCGACTTCCCGTTCGTCCTCGTCCTCGCGTACGTCGTGATGGCGCTGCCGTTCGTGTACCGGGCCCTGGACGCCGGGCTGCGCGCGATGGACGTACGCACCCTCGTCGAGGCGGCCCGCAGCTGTGGCGCGGGCTGGCCCCAGGCGCTCGTACGGGCCGTGCTGCCGAACCTGCGCGGGGCTCTGCTCAACGCGTCGTTCCTGACCCTGGCCCTGGTGCTCGGTGAGTTCACCGTCGCCCAGCTGCTCGGCTTCCGGCCGTTCGCCGTGTGGATCGTCAACGTCAGCGGTTCGCAGGCCCAGTTGTCCGTCGCCGTGTCCGTGCTCAGCCTGCTCGTCACGTGGGCACTCCTTCTCGCGCTCGCCGGATTCGGTGGGCGCTCCCGTACCGCTCCCCGGGGATGA